One part of the Actinomyces howellii genome encodes these proteins:
- a CDS encoding family 43 glycosylhydrolase — MSTAPTASEAAAPAWGRGTENQRRANLGDGTYRNPVLGGDYPDPTVLRVGDRYYLTFSSFESSPAIVLLRSDNLVDWEPVGPVCPEPWGSVFAMDLVEHDDRYFLYIPFMPTSWSRVTEPTIAVMWAEDIEGEWSGPIDLGIRGYIDPGHAVGEDGRRYLFLNGVDRVRLTDGGLATDGPVEHVYDGWHYPEDWVVEAYSLEGPKHVERGGWHYLVSAVGGTAGPATGHMIIVARSRSIDGPWENMPGNPLLRCTDPAQPWWSRGHGTLLEGPGGQWYVIYHAYEKGAQGLGRQVLLEPVDWTEDGWPVARGGELSEPLPLPGGGTARRPHGLALSDDFAAPCWGLRWTFDQPAADETDRADFSGQGLVLSGKGDGPATSSPMTVRAPDRSYRVEAGIELLDGAACTAGLLLFFNHRLFLGLELREGALQAWTGGTRTWSLEMLPDGTRHLELAIDKREGVVDMHYRVPGAPSWTHYPLTLECSGYHANTVNDLVSLRPAVFAAGDGRARITDFRYEALVEEPQA, encoded by the coding sequence ATGAGCACCGCACCCACCGCCTCTGAGGCTGCCGCCCCCGCCTGGGGCCGCGGCACCGAGAACCAGCGCCGCGCCAACCTCGGCGACGGCACCTACCGCAACCCCGTCCTCGGCGGGGACTACCCGGACCCGACCGTCCTGCGCGTCGGGGACCGCTACTACCTGACCTTCTCCTCCTTCGAGTCGAGCCCGGCGATCGTCCTGCTCCGCTCAGACAACCTCGTCGACTGGGAGCCGGTCGGCCCGGTCTGCCCCGAGCCCTGGGGCTCCGTCTTCGCCATGGACCTCGTAGAGCACGACGACCGGTACTTCCTCTACATCCCCTTCATGCCGACCTCCTGGTCCCGCGTCACCGAGCCGACGATCGCCGTCATGTGGGCCGAGGACATCGAGGGCGAGTGGAGCGGCCCCATCGACCTCGGCATCCGCGGCTACATCGACCCCGGCCACGCCGTCGGCGAGGACGGCCGGCGCTACCTCTTCCTCAACGGCGTCGACCGCGTCCGCCTCACCGACGGCGGGCTGGCCACCGACGGGCCCGTCGAGCACGTCTACGACGGCTGGCACTACCCCGAGGACTGGGTAGTCGAGGCCTACTCCCTTGAGGGCCCCAAGCACGTCGAGCGCGGCGGCTGGCACTACCTCGTGTCCGCCGTCGGCGGGACCGCCGGCCCGGCTACGGGGCACATGATCATCGTCGCCCGTTCCCGCAGCATCGACGGCCCCTGGGAGAACATGCCGGGCAACCCCCTCCTGCGCTGTACCGACCCCGCCCAGCCCTGGTGGTCCCGTGGCCACGGCACCCTCCTGGAGGGGCCCGGCGGGCAGTGGTACGTCATCTACCACGCCTACGAGAAGGGAGCCCAAGGCCTGGGCCGCCAGGTCCTCCTTGAGCCCGTCGACTGGACCGAGGACGGTTGGCCGGTGGCCCGCGGCGGCGAGCTCTCCGAGCCGCTACCGCTTCCCGGCGGCGGTACCGCCCGACGCCCCCACGGCCTGGCGCTGTCCGACGACTTCGCCGCACCCTGCTGGGGCCTGCGCTGGACCTTCGACCAGCCGGCCGCCGACGAGACCGACCGCGCCGACTTCTCCGGACAGGGTCTCGTTCTCTCCGGCAAGGGGGACGGCCCGGCCACCTCCTCACCGATGACCGTGCGCGCCCCCGACCGCTCCTACCGCGTCGAGGCGGGCATCGAGCTGCTCGACGGCGCAGCCTGCACCGCGGGCCTCCTCCTCTTCTTCAACCACCGACTCTTCCTCGGCCTCGAGCTGCGCGAGGGCGCCCTCCAGGCCTGGACCGGCGGCACCCGCACCTGGAGCCTCGAGATGCTGCCCGACGGCACCCGCCACCTCGAGCTCGCCATCGACAAGCGCGAGGGCGTCGTCGACATGCACTACCGGGTTCCCGGCGCCCCGTCCTGGACGCACTACCCGCTCACCCTCGAGTGCTCCGGCTACCACGCCAACACCGTCAACGACCTCGTCTCCCTGCGCCCAGCGGTCTTCGCCGCCGGGGACGGGCGAGCCCGCATCACCGACTTCCGGTACGAGGCGCTCGTCGAGGAGCCTCAGGCGTGA
- a CDS encoding glycosyl hydrolase, with product MTTEQDLRTPATRRSLTAERLTHPTRDDRPGIRWWWQAPVPVGELLEELGAIRDAGFGEVEIAFSPGFWADEPQREALAAVLDEAAGLDIGVAMTLGAAWPLQTPTTTRGTPYAAQELQYGVAWVHGEGALRTTPLPRAFDDPGGERGGRLVAVVAARVVSRGTEPRVVPSRNPWGSPTMIVEPTRSTLLDQDSLTVLTGAVEGDGPGAVVSWVPGDGSWALMAFWSRDSEQGVTSFLDAGAARQALAYLDEHQLGVAALDAEGSTATELFEDSLELNADCLFWSPTMLDRFRAHLGYELTAYLPFLIAHGRCRYWVPEEPPRPDFDSATADGALTDLGRRLRADYDRLVTDLYVSDHLALIQDWAVGHGVRHKAQAAYGQNLEPVRSFRELVRCGGRAEVESLNSGDRVPMGSEGPTWRFSVDWQRSAVGGAHQGGAVRISTELGAQMDKCLDFSLPDYRRMLDKEWALGVTKPFVHGFAAQPADAPWPTLGRFGTIVSESWNHRRFPQWAHWRPLTDYWARGTAVLETGVPRCDVAVYRDGFLTTAARGSAADDATAPDRLIDAEPLEHAGYGVQILDPVGLAEDGVIGRDATGATVLFPDGPAYRALALESASLTPGAARALARAAEAGLALVVVGTPPARDTGWGGAERSEAVAADVAKALVGARTAHVAGWDEVPGALAGLGVRPRAGWSGPVLLSQVRDTDEGRIVLVYNPSGLRGERVELDVEGEGAVEVLDLDTGVAARLTDRSTVSASGRTRVPVHLEPLGLVILRLYDGSWARGPRETTSCVRVAGAVVGDPRPEPTGEAGELELEWTGLSVLSEEPGGARLIELPAQGPGDWRGIPGLEHVSGTGVYRARVRGGPGAGELSGSVLDLGQVGGTVAVRVAGSEVGVLTRGRGTVAVGKALAGLVARGAEPELEIEVRTTLRNAAIEAGVYMEGPWAVEHPTVPHGLVGPVRLLAG from the coding sequence GTGACCACGGAGCAGGACCTGCGGACCCCCGCCACCCGGCGCTCCCTGACCGCCGAGCGCCTCACCCACCCGACCCGCGACGACCGGCCCGGCATCCGCTGGTGGTGGCAGGCCCCTGTCCCGGTGGGGGAGCTCCTTGAGGAGCTGGGCGCCATCCGCGACGCCGGCTTCGGCGAGGTCGAGATCGCCTTCTCCCCGGGCTTCTGGGCCGACGAGCCGCAGCGCGAGGCGCTCGCGGCCGTCCTCGACGAGGCAGCGGGCCTCGACATCGGCGTCGCCATGACCCTCGGCGCCGCCTGGCCGCTCCAGACGCCCACCACGACCCGCGGCACCCCGTACGCGGCCCAGGAGCTCCAGTACGGCGTCGCCTGGGTCCACGGCGAAGGGGCCCTGAGGACCACGCCGCTTCCTCGTGCCTTCGACGACCCCGGCGGCGAGCGCGGCGGGCGCCTCGTCGCCGTCGTCGCCGCCCGGGTCGTCAGCCGCGGCACCGAGCCCCGCGTCGTGCCCAGCCGCAACCCGTGGGGCAGTCCGACGATGATCGTGGAGCCCACGCGCTCCACCCTCCTCGACCAGGACTCCCTCACCGTCCTCACCGGCGCCGTGGAGGGGGACGGCCCCGGAGCCGTCGTCTCCTGGGTCCCGGGCGATGGCAGCTGGGCCCTCATGGCCTTCTGGAGCCGCGACAGCGAGCAGGGCGTGACGAGCTTCCTCGACGCCGGCGCCGCCCGCCAGGCCCTGGCCTACCTTGACGAGCACCAGCTCGGCGTCGCCGCCCTCGACGCGGAGGGGTCCACGGCCACCGAGCTCTTCGAGGACTCCCTCGAGCTCAACGCCGACTGCCTCTTCTGGTCCCCGACCATGCTCGATCGCTTCCGCGCCCACCTCGGCTACGAGCTCACCGCCTACCTGCCCTTCCTCATCGCCCACGGCCGGTGCCGCTACTGGGTGCCCGAGGAGCCCCCGCGCCCCGACTTCGACTCGGCCACCGCCGACGGAGCGCTCACGGACCTCGGCCGTCGTCTGCGCGCGGACTACGACCGGCTCGTCACCGACCTCTACGTCTCCGACCACCTCGCGCTCATCCAGGACTGGGCCGTCGGTCACGGCGTGCGCCACAAGGCCCAGGCCGCCTACGGGCAGAACCTCGAGCCGGTGCGGTCCTTCCGCGAGCTCGTCCGCTGCGGCGGTCGCGCCGAGGTCGAGTCCCTCAACTCCGGTGACCGGGTCCCCATGGGTTCGGAGGGACCCACGTGGCGCTTCTCCGTCGACTGGCAGCGCAGCGCGGTCGGTGGCGCCCACCAGGGCGGGGCCGTGCGGATCTCCACCGAGCTCGGTGCCCAGATGGACAAGTGCCTCGACTTCTCCCTGCCCGACTACCGGCGCATGCTCGACAAGGAGTGGGCGCTGGGCGTCACCAAGCCCTTCGTCCACGGCTTCGCGGCCCAGCCCGCCGACGCCCCCTGGCCGACGCTGGGGCGCTTCGGCACGATCGTCTCGGAGTCCTGGAACCACCGCCGCTTCCCGCAGTGGGCTCACTGGCGCCCGCTCACCGACTACTGGGCGCGCGGCACCGCGGTGCTCGAGACCGGCGTCCCGCGCTGCGACGTCGCCGTCTACCGCGACGGCTTCCTCACGACAGCGGCACGTGGGAGCGCCGCCGACGACGCCACCGCCCCCGACCGGCTCATCGACGCCGAGCCCCTGGAGCACGCCGGCTACGGCGTCCAGATCCTCGACCCCGTGGGCCTGGCCGAGGACGGCGTCATCGGGCGCGACGCGACCGGCGCCACCGTCCTGTTCCCCGACGGCCCCGCCTATCGGGCGCTCGCGCTGGAGTCGGCCTCACTGACCCCCGGTGCCGCCCGTGCCCTGGCTCGCGCCGCCGAGGCGGGCCTGGCGCTCGTCGTCGTCGGGACCCCGCCCGCCCGCGACACAGGGTGGGGCGGGGCCGAGCGCTCCGAGGCGGTCGCTGCCGACGTCGCCAAGGCGCTGGTCGGGGCCCGCACTGCCCACGTCGCCGGCTGGGACGAGGTGCCCGGCGCGCTTGCCGGCCTCGGTGTGCGGCCCCGGGCCGGCTGGTCCGGTCCGGTCCTGCTCAGCCAGGTCCGCGACACCGACGAGGGCCGCATCGTGCTCGTCTACAACCCCTCGGGCCTGCGCGGCGAGCGGGTCGAGCTCGATGTGGAGGGCGAGGGGGCCGTCGAGGTCCTCGACCTCGACACAGGCGTGGCGGCGCGGCTGACGGACCGATCAACGGTCTCCGCCTCGGGGCGCACCCGGGTGCCGGTGCACCTCGAGCCCCTCGGCCTCGTCATCCTGAGGCTGTACGACGGGTCCTGGGCCCGAGGACCGCGGGAGACGACGAGCTGCGTGCGGGTGGCGGGTGCCGTCGTCGGCGATCCACGGCCGGAGCCGACCGGGGAGGCCGGAGAGCTCGAACTGGAGTGGACGGGTCTGAGCGTGCTCTCGGAGGAGCCCGGCGGAGCCCGCCTCATCGAGCTGCCCGCCCAGGGTCCCGGCGACTGGCGGGGAATCCCCGGGCTCGAGCACGTCTCGGGAACCGGCGTCTACCGGGCCCGCGTCCGAGGGGGCCCTGGAGCCGGGGAACTCAGTGGCTCCGTGCTCGATCTCGGGCAGGTGGGGGGAACTGTCGCGGTCCGCGTCGCCGGGAGCGAGGTCGGCGTCCTCACCCGGGGCCGCGGGACGGTGGCGGTCGGAAAGGCCCTGGCGGGGCTCGTGGCCCGCGGCGCGGAGCCCGAGCTCGAGATCGAGGTCCGCACGACCCTGCGCAACGCGGCCATTGAGGCCGGCGTGTACATGGAGGGCCCGTGGGCCGTCGAGCACCCGACCGTCCCCCACGGCCTTGTGGGCCCGGTGCGGCTGCTGGCCGGCTGA
- a CDS encoding RDD family protein, whose protein sequence is MRTSEPHPYPAPDSLRQHVARVLGQDVAGRLCLFDDNTLYVNAPPGRAFLAWLVDALVVWGTAVALGAAYLLSSSAPDAGVGAVVITVVLALVLPFVYGCCYANGRALGAVVTGTRLVRLRDGGRIGWVRAGGVMLIRVILLPLGLVLDLVGMLAGGSSAGGSVRRTSIDDRATEQLWAAGFRRLG, encoded by the coding sequence ATGAGGACGTCCGAGCCCCACCCCTACCCGGCCCCCGACTCGCTGCGACAGCACGTCGCACGGGTGCTCGGGCAGGACGTCGCCGGGCGGCTGTGCCTGTTCGACGACAACACCCTCTACGTCAACGCCCCGCCCGGACGCGCCTTCCTGGCCTGGCTGGTGGACGCGCTCGTCGTGTGGGGCACGGCCGTGGCCTTGGGAGCCGCCTACCTCCTGTCCTCCTCGGCCCCTGACGCCGGGGTCGGGGCGGTGGTCATCACCGTCGTCCTCGCGCTGGTCCTGCCATTCGTGTACGGATGCTGCTACGCCAACGGCAGGGCGCTGGGCGCGGTTGTCACGGGGACTCGGCTGGTCCGGCTGCGCGACGGCGGCCGCATCGGCTGGGTGAGGGCCGGCGGGGTCATGCTGATCCGCGTGATCCTCCTCCCCCTGGGTCTTGTGCTGGACCTCGTGGGCATGCTCGCCGGCGGCAGTTCTGCGGGTGGCTCGGTCAGGCGGACCAGCATCGACGACCGCGCTACCGAGCAGCTGTGGGCCGCCGGGTTCAGGCGCCTCGGGTGA